Proteins encoded in a region of the Zea mays cultivar B73 chromosome 2, Zm-B73-REFERENCE-NAM-5.0, whole genome shotgun sequence genome:
- the LOC103648539 gene encoding uncharacterized protein codes for MSRRGKYAKQRKGPLTGTAFDPLPLPSGVPVPMCFCGDPCKVDKSEDHDTYRQRYWMCANFAFEPTIVQRRMNLMTPPPLCDFEQWIDTEISEKDKKWLENLQKWDAEDKERMKKRREELAAEQQREDEEKMRRVAECREDKEKKLERARRAKEAMEENPDAFHKGKWPRCTQ; via the exons ATGTCTAGGCGTGGTAAATATGCTAAACAAAG GAAGGGTCCTTTGACCGGAACTGCCTTCGACCCGCTGCCTTTGCCAAGTGGTGTTCCAGTGCCTATGTgtttttgtggtgatccttgtaaggTCGATAAGTCTGAAGATCATGACACCTATCGACAGAggtattggatgtgtgctaactttGCATTTGAGCCAACTATTGTTCAACGTCGGATGAATTTAATG ACTCCTCCACCGCTATGTGATTTTGAGCAGTGGATTGACACAGAAATATCAGAGAAAGATAAGAAGTGGCTGGAGAATCTTCAAAAGTGGGATGCAGAGGACAAAGAGAGGATGAAAAAAAGACGAGAGGAGCTTGCTGCCGAGCAACAACGTGAAGACGAAGAGAAAATGAGGCGTGTTGCTGAATGCAGGGAAGATAAGGAGAAGAAGCTTGAGCGTGCACGTCGTGcaaaggaagcaatggaggagaaCCCTGATGCATTTCACAAAGGCAAATGGCCCCGTTGTACTCAGTAG